A part of Melittangium boletus DSM 14713 genomic DNA contains:
- a CDS encoding trypsin inhibitor-like cysteine-rich domain-containing protein, which yields MRQTFKFKSVSLALCAWALAVGLVSCSGGNEAIQTQCEGVVCGSGRCEVSDGRPVCACEPGHHAEGLTCMRDDAPPLDPCAPNPCVQPGRGQCSNVEGKAVCACDSGKVEDGSGQCVSLDACTPNPCTAPHKTDCAEVEGQPVCACVSGYVPEGEACVPSSPDDHGDIPSEASPVLIDAPPTGGAFERAEDVDLFSFQAQAGHIYAFTCNPGGGAVDCHVSLSDAAGQVLAVDNNGGTGFIVHEYTSAGTYYFRVSSGQMGTYTYRLEDLGVDDHGDTRDTATASTPGASATPARLEAPGDVDFLKFGVGAGLTYSFTCTSTAFACAVELQDAAGTVLASGTASADTVTVQYTASAEDTLYVRLAADSASAMGAYSWRLEAASRDDHGDDLATATALTPSSSALTGRLERVGDVDVFSFQGTVSTTYEFSCTGTAVDCDVVLVDASGTVLQSDTGPSRDAKVTYLVRSSATYFVKVSGGTAELGTYTYRLQSLGSDDHGDTRDTSTPVTPSSTYGNARINFASDVDVFSFSAVAHHVYELECSTGVFDCNVVLTDAAGNVIAQDTTGATSAKVRAELDTADTYYFQISSGGPTTGAYSYRLQDLGLDDHGDTAATATALVPATSFSTGQLETPGDQDWFSFSGVLNTSYAFTCTSTAVDCNVVLYDAGGKVVQSDTSTQLDAKVTHLVRAPGTFFVKVSGGTAAFGSYTYRLSDLGVDDHGDTPSEATPVTSSSSSIGATLHATTDVDVFSFEAAAGHIYELACNTSVFDCDLVLLDALGVVVTGDTTSTTYARVRVELNTPGTYYFRIQPGDSKVGAYTYRLQDLGVDDHGDTMATATPITPGTSWVPAQFEVPKDEDWFSFTATAGHIYDFGCSTSSIDCDVYVLDAEGTVVASDTSTASRMRRKLTTGGTFYLRLVANGGWNVSYTSYSYLLQDLGVDDHGDMMATATPITPGTSWVPAQFEVPKDEDWFSFTATAGHIYDFGCSTSSIDCDVYVLDSAGTVVVSDTSLASRVRREFTTGGTFYLRLVANGGWNISYTNYSYLFQDVGMDDHGNTMATATPITPGTSWVPARFEVSKDEDWFSFTATAGRIYEFGCDATTIDCNVYVLDAAGTVVASDTSTAVDAQVRRKFTTGGTFYIRVVAASAWNPSVTNYSYRLQDLGVDDHADTFSGATVLTLGTATSGNLEFSGDVDFFEVNLAASTAYTVTTTGISTTLTVYAPDKTTVISSGSSPRAFTSNAAGGAHYVRVSGSSTGAYTLKVQ from the coding sequence ATGCGCCAAACCTTCAAATTCAAGAGTGTGTCGCTCGCGCTATGTGCGTGGGCTCTCGCCGTGGGTCTCGTCAGTTGCTCGGGAGGCAACGAGGCCATCCAGACGCAGTGCGAGGGAGTCGTCTGTGGTTCCGGACGTTGTGAGGTCTCCGATGGTCGGCCTGTCTGTGCCTGCGAGCCAGGCCACCACGCCGAGGGCCTGACGTGCATGCGGGACGACGCGCCCCCGCTCGATCCGTGCGCGCCCAACCCGTGCGTGCAGCCGGGCCGCGGCCAGTGCTCCAACGTGGAGGGCAAAGCCGTCTGTGCGTGCGATTCGGGCAAGGTGGAGGACGGGAGCGGGCAGTGTGTCTCGCTCGACGCCTGCACGCCCAATCCCTGCACCGCGCCTCACAAGACGGACTGCGCGGAGGTGGAAGGTCAGCCGGTCTGCGCGTGCGTGAGCGGCTATGTGCCCGAGGGCGAGGCGTGCGTGCCGTCGAGTCCGGATGACCACGGAGACATCCCCTCCGAGGCCTCGCCAGTGCTCATCGACGCGCCGCCCACCGGCGGCGCGTTCGAGCGGGCGGAGGACGTGGACCTCTTCTCGTTCCAGGCCCAAGCGGGCCACATCTATGCCTTCACGTGCAATCCCGGAGGCGGCGCGGTGGACTGCCACGTGAGCCTGTCGGATGCGGCGGGTCAGGTGCTGGCGGTCGACAACAACGGCGGCACGGGCTTCATCGTCCACGAGTACACCTCGGCCGGGACGTACTACTTCCGGGTGTCTTCCGGCCAGATGGGCACCTACACGTACCGGCTGGAGGATCTCGGCGTCGACGACCATGGAGACACCCGGGACACCGCGACCGCGAGCACGCCTGGCGCCTCCGCCACGCCCGCGCGCCTGGAGGCCCCCGGGGACGTGGACTTCCTGAAGTTCGGCGTCGGGGCGGGGCTCACCTACTCCTTCACCTGTACGTCGACCGCCTTCGCCTGCGCCGTGGAGTTGCAGGACGCGGCGGGGACGGTGCTGGCCTCGGGCACGGCGAGCGCCGACACCGTGACGGTCCAGTACACCGCCTCCGCGGAGGACACCCTCTACGTGCGGCTCGCCGCGGACAGCGCGAGCGCGATGGGCGCCTACTCCTGGCGCCTGGAGGCCGCGTCCAGGGATGACCACGGCGATGACCTGGCGACCGCCACGGCCCTCACGCCCTCCTCCTCGGCGCTCACGGGACGGCTGGAGCGGGTGGGCGATGTGGACGTCTTCTCCTTCCAGGGGACGGTGAGCACCACCTACGAGTTCAGCTGCACCGGCACCGCCGTGGACTGCGACGTGGTGCTCGTGGATGCCAGCGGGACGGTGCTCCAGTCGGACACGGGCCCCTCGCGCGACGCCAAGGTGACGTACCTGGTGCGCTCCTCGGCGACGTACTTCGTGAAGGTGTCCGGCGGAACGGCGGAGCTGGGGACGTACACGTACCGGCTCCAGTCCCTGGGGTCGGATGACCACGGCGACACCCGCGACACCTCCACCCCGGTGACGCCCTCGAGCACCTATGGCAACGCGCGGATCAACTTCGCGTCCGACGTGGACGTGTTCTCGTTCTCCGCCGTCGCCCACCATGTCTACGAGCTCGAGTGCTCCACGGGTGTCTTCGATTGCAACGTGGTGCTGACGGATGCGGCGGGCAATGTGATCGCCCAGGACACGACGGGCGCCACGTCCGCGAAGGTGCGCGCGGAGCTGGACACGGCGGACACGTACTACTTCCAGATCAGCTCGGGTGGGCCCACGACCGGTGCCTACTCGTACCGTCTGCAGGACCTGGGACTGGATGACCACGGAGACACGGCCGCGACCGCCACCGCCCTCGTGCCCGCCACTTCCTTCAGTACAGGCCAGCTGGAGACGCCCGGGGACCAGGACTGGTTCTCGTTCTCGGGCGTGTTGAACACCAGCTATGCGTTCACCTGCACCAGCACCGCCGTGGACTGCAACGTGGTGCTCTACGATGCCGGGGGCAAGGTGGTTCAGTCCGACACCAGCACCCAACTCGACGCGAAGGTGACGCATCTGGTGCGGGCTCCCGGGACCTTCTTCGTCAAGGTGTCCGGTGGCACGGCGGCGTTCGGGAGCTACACGTACCGGCTGAGCGACCTGGGCGTGGATGATCACGGCGACACGCCGTCCGAGGCCACCCCGGTGACGTCCTCGAGCAGTTCCATTGGCGCGACCCTCCACGCGACCACGGATGTGGACGTGTTCTCGTTCGAGGCCGCCGCGGGCCATATCTACGAGCTCGCGTGCAACACGTCGGTGTTCGACTGTGACCTGGTGCTGCTGGACGCGCTCGGCGTGGTGGTGACCGGGGACACCACCAGCACCACGTACGCGAGGGTCCGCGTGGAGCTGAACACGCCCGGCACCTACTACTTCCGCATCCAACCTGGAGATTCGAAGGTCGGCGCCTACACGTACCGGCTGCAGGACCTGGGTGTGGACGACCATGGAGACACGATGGCCACGGCCACGCCCATCACCCCGGGCACGAGCTGGGTGCCGGCGCAGTTCGAGGTGCCCAAGGACGAGGACTGGTTCTCGTTCACCGCCACGGCGGGCCACATCTACGACTTCGGTTGCTCGACCTCGTCCATCGACTGTGACGTGTACGTGTTGGATGCCGAGGGAACGGTGGTGGCGTCGGACACCTCGACCGCCTCGCGGATGCGCCGGAAGCTCACCACCGGCGGGACGTTCTACCTCCGGCTCGTGGCCAACGGAGGCTGGAACGTCTCGTACACGAGCTACTCGTATCTGCTACAGGACCTGGGTGTGGACGACCATGGGGACATGATGGCCACGGCCACGCCCATCACCCCGGGCACGAGCTGGGTGCCGGCGCAGTTCGAGGTGCCCAAGGACGAGGATTGGTTCTCGTTCACCGCCACGGCGGGCCACATCTACGACTTCGGTTGCTCGACCTCGTCCATCGACTGCGACGTGTACGTGTTGGACTCCGCGGGGACGGTGGTGGTGTCGGACACCTCGCTCGCCTCGCGGGTGCGCCGGGAGTTCACCACGGGCGGGACGTTCTACCTCCGGCTCGTGGCCAACGGGGGCTGGAACATCTCGTACACGAACTACTCGTACCTGTTTCAGGACGTGGGGATGGATGACCATGGGAACACGATGGCCACGGCCACGCCCATCACCCCGGGCACGAGCTGGGTGCCAGCGAGGTTCGAGGTGTCCAAGGACGAGGACTGGTTCTCGTTCACCGCCACGGCGGGCCGCATCTACGAGTTCGGCTGCGATGCCACGACCATCGACTGCAACGTGTACGTGCTGGATGCCGCGGGGACGGTGGTGGCGTCGGACACCTCGACCGCGGTCGATGCGCAGGTGCGGCGGAAGTTCACCACCGGCGGGACGTTCTACATCCGGGTCGTGGCCGCCAGCGCCTGGAACCCCTCGGTCACCAACTACTCGTACCGGCTGCAGGACCTGGGCGTGGATGACCACGCGGACACCTTCTCGGGGGCCACGGTGCTCACGCTGGGAACGGCGACCTCGGGCAACCTCGAGTTCTCCGGAGATGTGGACTTCTTCGAGGTGAACCTGGCGGCCAGCACCGCCTACACGGTGACCACGACGGGCATCTCCACCACGCTCACCGTGTATGCCCCGGACAAGACGACGGTGATCTCCTCCGGCTCCAGTCCGCGCGCCTTCACCAGCAACGCGGCCGGAGGCGCACACTACGTCCGCGTCTCGGGAAGTTCGACGGGGGCGTACACGCTCAAGGTGCAGTAG
- a CDS encoding DUF819 family protein, producing MCLLELNRFCAGPECGSWATRQRSSPPALLPPTPPNSAPVLPIRIRSQANVGGATSSSVVAAAFHPTLAPVGVMLAVAGYVLGTHGGLSCAVMLEQVHRLIH from the coding sequence GTGTGTCTGCTGGAGCTCAATCGCTTCTGCGCTGGCCCGGAGTGCGGCTCATGGGCTACCCGTCAGCGGTCATCGCCTCCCGCTCTGCTCCCGCCCACTCCCCCCAACAGCGCTCCTGTGCTTCCTATACGTATACGTTCGCAGGCGAACGTGGGGGGCGCGACCTCATCCTCGGTGGTGGCCGCCGCGTTCCATCCCACGCTCGCGCCCGTGGGCGTCATGCTCGCGGTGGCCGGATACGTGCTGGGCACCCATGGCGGCCTCTCGTGCGCGGTGATGCTGGAGCAGGTGCACCGGCTCATCCATTGA
- a CDS encoding SMI1/KNR4 family protein: MATPMSRLLEEVSRDHFPYPSATPEQIEAFEQRVGWKLDSDLRAFYLHCNGAELIKRLPNSPYQMLPLSEIVRARVAIYGEDDDKWGPASVYALCDVQDGSYVLVDVSRQENGRYLLFDGDHEAWPDPVYCKQVASSFSEFLEQVLRTRRGLYWLGE; this comes from the coding sequence ATGGCCACGCCCATGAGCCGCCTGCTGGAAGAAGTTTCTCGCGACCACTTCCCCTATCCGTCCGCCACGCCCGAGCAAATCGAAGCGTTCGAGCAGCGGGTTGGCTGGAAGTTGGACTCGGACCTCCGGGCCTTCTACCTGCACTGCAACGGGGCAGAGCTGATCAAGCGGCTGCCGAACTCGCCATACCAGATGCTTCCCTTGTCCGAGATCGTCCGGGCTCGGGTGGCCATCTACGGCGAGGATGACGACAAGTGGGGGCCGGCCTCGGTGTACGCTCTCTGCGACGTGCAAGACGGCAGCTACGTGCTGGTGGACGTGAGCCGCCAGGAGAATGGTCGTTACCTCCTCTTCGACGGCGACCACGAGGCGTGGCCGGACCCGGTCTACTGCAAGCAGGTCGCCAGTTCCTTCTCGGAGTTCCTGGAGCAGGTGTTGCGCACCCGGCGCGGCCTCTACTGGCTGGGGGAGTGA
- a CDS encoding PIN domain-containing protein — MTDPKNKKKEGDIVDAVAKANPGVVHVILDTSALRKEISPGSGALQRLQELVDKHVVEVLVPELVPRELETQLAAEWKKWQQKGEKDPQKVLSWCIPGEMTTKAESALGHVSEFSEQVEKLLVDGVAQRLRALRTRFLHLSEASTRAAWDMYFKGDGPMKQAKSREDIPDAFIVAAALEEQSRLGKILHLVSADERMRKSIPKDRFVGHETLSAFNTSQDIRDALKAAEPPAAAELPEPPTEAHWRERVQEAISQQMDSVQSGVEDSLWGVLQGKSVTAGHLPSDDNSAELTGDGSIEELNLDLGAMDDLGHEAVLVPATITIVDALADFFAFKADFWASAEDEGAHFSVSEGDWNDHYLAAQAYLTLNVKALIRVDLEYDEDKEPVVATALIENIESMEVQEPEWWTKKMATRRRVKK; from the coding sequence GTGACCGACCCCAAGAACAAGAAGAAAGAGGGGGACATCGTTGACGCAGTAGCGAAAGCGAATCCTGGCGTTGTTCACGTAATCTTGGACACCTCTGCTCTCCGCAAGGAAATATCACCCGGCAGCGGTGCTCTTCAGCGGCTCCAAGAATTGGTGGACAAGCATGTTGTCGAGGTTCTCGTGCCGGAGCTTGTTCCCCGAGAATTGGAAACCCAGTTGGCAGCAGAGTGGAAGAAGTGGCAGCAGAAGGGAGAGAAGGATCCGCAGAAGGTTCTCTCCTGGTGCATTCCCGGCGAAATGACGACAAAGGCGGAGTCCGCCCTGGGGCACGTCAGCGAGTTCTCCGAACAGGTGGAGAAGCTGCTGGTCGATGGAGTTGCTCAGCGTCTCCGCGCGCTACGTACTCGGTTCCTGCATCTGTCGGAAGCTTCGACACGCGCGGCGTGGGACATGTACTTCAAAGGCGACGGCCCTATGAAGCAAGCCAAGAGCCGCGAAGATATTCCCGATGCGTTCATCGTGGCTGCCGCTCTTGAAGAGCAGAGCCGCCTCGGAAAGATCCTACATCTGGTGAGCGCGGACGAACGGATGCGTAAGAGCATACCGAAGGACAGGTTCGTAGGGCATGAGACGCTGAGCGCGTTCAACACGTCACAAGATATACGAGACGCGTTGAAGGCAGCGGAGCCCCCTGCTGCTGCCGAGTTGCCCGAGCCACCCACTGAAGCCCATTGGCGAGAGCGCGTGCAAGAGGCCATTTCTCAGCAGATGGACTCTGTCCAGAGCGGTGTTGAGGATTCGCTCTGGGGCGTTCTTCAAGGGAAGTCTGTTACGGCAGGCCACTTGCCCTCAGACGACAACTCAGCCGAACTCACGGGCGATGGTTCAATCGAAGAACTCAATCTCGACCTGGGAGCCATGGACGATCTTGGACACGAAGCGGTCCTCGTTCCTGCGACCATCACTATTGTCGACGCCTTGGCGGACTTCTTTGCCTTCAAGGCTGACTTCTGGGCCAGCGCAGAAGATGAGGGTGCTCATTTCTCTGTTTCGGAGGGGGATTGGAACGACCACTACTTGGCAGCGCAGGCGTACCTGACACTGAATGTCAAGGCGCTCATCCGAGTTGATCTCGAATACGACGAGGACAAGGAGCCCGTAGTTGCCACGGCCCTCATCGAGAACATCGAGTCCATGGAGGTGCAGGAACCGGAATGGTGGACGAAAAAGATGGCGACCAGGCGCCGCGTGAAGAAGTAG
- a CDS encoding tyrosine-type recombinase/integrase, whose protein sequence is MTSSPPWRGAKARGHWIAVPKRVYSWLRKVKHVLSVAEDPTFGRLTVPQARPEQWKRDKVIPREHYLLAREHLAPHWRDGMDVQAGTGWHVSELVRFARMGSVEPYRGEAEGIAGVLVCPQTKSGEPLRTAVSAEVLEAGKRLLERGSFSFEKYSLAIKGACTAARIPPFTPGRFRHSVATWAIEKGADPASVAAFLNHKSPSTARRVYATHAIPAKLPTLA, encoded by the coding sequence ATGACATCCTCCCCGCCTTGGAGGGGGGCGAAGGCCCGAGGGCATTGGATCGCGGTCCCCAAGCGCGTCTACTCCTGGCTGCGCAAGGTGAAGCACGTCCTCTCGGTGGCCGAGGACCCGACCTTCGGACGGCTCACCGTGCCCCAGGCCAGGCCCGAGCAGTGGAAGCGGGACAAGGTGATTCCTCGGGAGCACTACCTCCTGGCCCGAGAGCACCTTGCTCCTCACTGGCGTGACGGGATGGACGTGCAGGCGGGCACCGGCTGGCACGTCTCGGAGCTGGTGCGCTTCGCCAGGATGGGCAGCGTGGAGCCCTACCGGGGCGAGGCCGAGGGGATCGCGGGCGTGCTGGTGTGTCCGCAGACCAAGAGTGGCGAGCCCTTGCGCACCGCCGTGTCCGCCGAGGTGCTGGAGGCCGGGAAGCGGCTGCTTGAGCGGGGCTCGTTCAGCTTCGAGAAGTACTCCCTCGCCATCAAGGGAGCCTGCACGGCGGCGAGAATCCCGCCCTTCACGCCAGGACGGTTCCGGCACTCCGTCGCTACCTGGGCCATCGAGAAGGGAGCGGACCCGGCCTCCGTGGCGGCCTTCCTCAACCACAAGAGCCCGAGCACCGCGCGTCGCGTCTACGCGACGCACGCTATCCCAGCGAAGCTCCCAACCCTGGCTTAG
- a CDS encoding RsmB/NOP family class I SAM-dependent RNA methyltransferase: MVTGALSQVLSGNPAERVLDRTLRAHRLLSREQRQVLAEAVFNVALWRRRLAFHLGTSEASGSELLCAFLAQLVGLSSDVAARLSGLATPPELVSGEPSSLALRYSLPDWLAEHFTREWGDAAGDFCAHLNVPGPITLRANLLKTRREDLQTRLRAEGVETRPGALSPLALQVVGPKPNLYGLDSLREGLFEVQDEGSQGIGLLVEARPGETVLDLCAGAGGKTLLLGAAMENRGRLLAYDPDAGRLDRLLQRSSRAGLSIVQVLRSPPEGLLADRVLVDAPCSELGSLRRGPDLRFRLEPGALSALPPVQRDLLARARRLVRPGGRLVYATCTVNRAENEDVVHDFLQGAPEFQLVPAEGSEGFWVRAPHLQGTDGFFAAVFERRAG; encoded by the coding sequence GTGGTGACCGGGGCCCTCTCCCAGGTCCTCTCGGGCAATCCCGCGGAGCGCGTGCTCGACCGGACCCTCCGCGCCCACCGGCTTCTGTCCCGGGAGCAGCGGCAGGTGCTCGCCGAGGCCGTCTTCAATGTCGCCCTGTGGCGCCGTCGGCTCGCCTTCCACCTGGGCACGTCCGAGGCCTCCGGATCCGAGCTCCTTTGTGCGTTCCTGGCTCAGCTCGTCGGCTTGTCCTCCGACGTCGCCGCCCGGCTCTCGGGTCTCGCGACTCCGCCCGAGCTCGTCTCCGGTGAGCCGTCCTCGCTCGCCCTGCGCTACTCCCTGCCGGATTGGCTCGCCGAGCACTTCACCCGGGAGTGGGGCGACGCCGCCGGGGACTTCTGTGCCCACCTCAATGTCCCGGGGCCCATCACCCTTCGGGCGAACCTCCTCAAGACCCGGCGGGAAGACCTCCAGACGCGGCTGCGGGCCGAGGGCGTGGAGACCCGGCCCGGAGCGTTGAGCCCCCTCGCGCTCCAGGTCGTGGGGCCCAAGCCCAATCTCTACGGGTTGGACTCGCTCCGGGAGGGGCTTTTCGAGGTCCAGGACGAGGGTAGCCAGGGCATCGGCCTGCTCGTCGAGGCGCGGCCCGGGGAGACCGTGCTCGATCTGTGCGCGGGGGCCGGGGGCAAGACGCTCCTGCTCGGCGCCGCCATGGAGAACCGAGGGCGGCTCCTCGCGTATGACCCGGATGCCGGGCGGCTGGATCGGCTGCTCCAGCGCTCCTCCCGGGCGGGTCTCTCCATCGTCCAGGTGCTGCGCTCGCCCCCCGAGGGGTTGCTCGCCGACCGGGTGCTCGTGGATGCGCCCTGCTCGGAGCTGGGCTCGCTGCGCCGGGGGCCGGACCTGCGCTTCCGCCTCGAGCCCGGGGCCCTGTCCGCGCTGCCCCCGGTTCAACGCGACCTCCTCGCCCGGGCGCGCCGCCTCGTGCGTCCGGGCGGGCGGCTCGTCTACGCCACCTGCACGGTGAATCGCGCGGAGAACGAGGACGTGGTTCATGACTTCCTCCAGGGGGCCCCCGAGTTCCAGCTCGTCCCGGCGGAGGGGTCGGAGGGCTTCTGGGTCCGTGCTCCGCACCTGCAGGGGACCGATGGTTTCTTCGCCGCCGTGTTCGAGCGCAGGGCGGGCTAG
- a CDS encoding S66 peptidase family protein has protein sequence MRPRDPVHIVAPSGPFDVPTFEKGLGLLADRYAPVHRPDLYDAWRYLAGSDTRRAEELTQALTDTSARAVFCARGGYGAMRLLPSLHSANLATSALVGFSDVTALHLYLQAQGRVSLHGPVITHLGVQPLAVQDYLFRLLESPEPPPSLQGEAIYVRGVAEGTLVGGNLSVFSRLLGTPYLPPLEDSILLLEDVGEKPYRLDRMWTHLRLAGVFERVRGIVLGQFTDCEHKDAPYSSADVLRSLAEETGLPCAAGFPIGHDIPNYPVALGTRVRLDAGAALLTFLEGAVQA, from the coding sequence TTGCGTCCTCGTGACCCCGTTCACATCGTCGCCCCCTCCGGTCCCTTCGACGTCCCGACGTTCGAGAAGGGCCTCGGCCTGCTCGCGGACCGGTACGCGCCCGTCCACCGGCCGGATCTCTATGATGCGTGGCGTTATCTGGCCGGGAGCGACACCCGCCGTGCCGAGGAACTGACCCAGGCCCTCACGGACACCTCTGCCCGCGCCGTCTTCTGTGCCCGGGGTGGTTACGGGGCCATGCGCCTGTTGCCGTCGCTGCACTCGGCGAACCTGGCGACCTCGGCCCTGGTGGGGTTCTCCGACGTCACGGCCCTCCACCTGTATCTCCAGGCCCAGGGCCGCGTGTCGCTCCATGGGCCCGTCATCACCCACCTGGGCGTGCAGCCTCTCGCGGTCCAGGACTACCTCTTCCGGCTCCTGGAGTCCCCGGAGCCTCCGCCGTCCTTGCAGGGCGAGGCCATCTACGTGCGCGGCGTCGCCGAGGGGACGCTCGTCGGGGGTAATCTCTCCGTCTTCTCGCGTCTGCTGGGCACGCCGTACCTGCCGCCGCTCGAGGACTCCATCCTCCTGCTCGAGGACGTGGGCGAGAAGCCCTACCGGCTCGATCGGATGTGGACCCACTTGCGGCTCGCGGGCGTGTTCGAGCGCGTGCGGGGCATCGTGCTCGGCCAGTTCACCGACTGCGAGCACAAGGACGCGCCCTACAGCAGCGCGGACGTCCTGCGCTCGCTCGCGGAGGAGACGGGATTGCCGTGCGCCGCGGGGTTCCCCATCGGGCATGACATCCCCAACTATCCCGTCGCCCTGGGTACCCGCGTGCGGTTGGATGCGGGCGCCGCCCTCCTCACCTTCCTCGAGGGCGCGGTCCAGGCATGA
- a CDS encoding serine hydrolase domain-containing protein, whose amino-acid sequence MSSHPIAQLQEVLDEAVTLGIFPAAQAVVLHRGVQVFGGVAGPVTGETRFDLASVTKVLCTTALFLRLWTQGKVGPETPVARFFPGSPVGDAGATVADLLYHRSGLPPFVPFFAEALTSTPEILEPACPAATRARVREEVLQAAARTPLLNPWRTHTAYSDVGFILLGDILSRVGEAPLDVLFSRLVAEPLGLSARFHRLTDFPSDGLVAPTGATRPREPAPGQEGLWGALPTRPSVPGEVDDDNAWVLDGVSGHAGVFGTAVDVARFGQAILAGCAGDAALAPGPLWYRALASDPLLAGSTRSMGFDSPSKALSSAGHFIGDTPPGAVGHLGFTGTSLWVDLRRSLVVVLVTNRVANGRQETRIRDFRPVFHDLIVQALDLDDLTPKAHG is encoded by the coding sequence ATGAGTTCCCATCCCATCGCCCAGCTCCAAGAAGTTCTCGACGAAGCCGTCACGCTCGGCATCTTCCCGGCCGCCCAGGCCGTGGTGCTGCACCGGGGCGTGCAGGTCTTCGGGGGGGTGGCCGGTCCCGTGACGGGAGAGACCCGCTTCGACCTGGCGTCCGTCACCAAGGTGCTCTGCACCACCGCGCTCTTCCTTCGCCTGTGGACCCAGGGCAAGGTCGGTCCCGAGACGCCCGTGGCCCGCTTCTTCCCGGGCTCGCCCGTGGGGGATGCCGGGGCCACGGTGGCGGATCTGCTCTACCACCGCTCGGGGTTGCCGCCCTTCGTGCCCTTCTTCGCCGAGGCGTTGACCTCCACTCCCGAGATCCTGGAGCCCGCCTGTCCGGCGGCGACCCGCGCTCGAGTCCGCGAGGAGGTGCTCCAGGCCGCCGCTCGCACGCCGCTGCTCAATCCGTGGCGCACGCACACGGCCTACAGCGACGTGGGTTTCATCCTCCTGGGGGACATCCTCTCCCGCGTGGGCGAGGCGCCCCTGGACGTGCTCTTCTCGCGCCTCGTCGCCGAGCCGCTGGGCCTCTCCGCCCGCTTCCACCGGCTCACGGATTTTCCCTCGGATGGGCTCGTCGCGCCCACGGGGGCCACCCGTCCGCGCGAGCCCGCTCCTGGTCAGGAGGGCCTTTGGGGCGCGCTGCCCACCCGTCCCTCCGTTCCGGGCGAGGTGGATGACGACAACGCCTGGGTGCTGGATGGCGTGAGTGGCCATGCCGGCGTGTTCGGCACCGCCGTGGACGTGGCCCGCTTCGGTCAGGCCATCCTCGCCGGATGCGCGGGGGACGCGGCGCTCGCGCCCGGACCGCTCTGGTACCGCGCGCTGGCCTCGGATCCGCTCCTGGCGGGCAGCACCCGCTCCATGGGCTTCGACTCTCCCTCCAAGGCCCTGTCCAGCGCGGGCCACTTCATCGGTGACACGCCTCCGGGCGCGGTGGGCCACCTGGGCTTCACCGGCACCAGTCTCTGGGTGGACCTGCGCCGTTCGCTCGTGGTGGTGCTCGTCACCAACCGCGTGGCGAATGGCCGTCAGGAGACCCGTATCCGCGATTTCCGCCCCGTCTTCCACGATCTCATCGTGCAGGCGCTCGACCTCGACGATCTCACCCCGAAAGCACATGGCTGA